One genomic segment of Paraburkholderia caffeinilytica includes these proteins:
- the metW gene encoding methionine biosynthesis protein MetW, with protein MNQRALDYLALRPDFRAIARWVEPRASVLDLGCGDGSLLSLLTEELDVQGYGIEINDAGVLASTQNGVNVIQQNLEDGLRLFEDGSFDFAVLSQTLQTIHQTAAILRETVRVGKECIVSFPNFGYWAHRLSVLQGRMPVSKSLPFQWHNTPNVRVLTIKDFEALAPEVGIEILDRVVLHEGQVVRWGVNWRGSLAVYRVKKS; from the coding sequence ATGAACCAGCGAGCACTCGATTACCTGGCGCTGCGCCCGGACTTCCGCGCGATCGCCCGCTGGGTCGAACCGCGCGCCAGCGTGCTCGATCTGGGTTGCGGCGACGGCTCGCTGCTGTCGCTCCTGACCGAAGAACTGGACGTGCAGGGCTACGGCATCGAAATCAACGACGCCGGCGTGCTGGCGTCGACGCAAAACGGCGTCAACGTGATCCAGCAGAATCTGGAAGACGGCCTGCGCCTGTTCGAAGACGGCAGCTTCGATTTCGCGGTTTTGTCGCAGACGCTGCAAACCATCCATCAGACCGCCGCGATCCTGCGCGAGACGGTGCGGGTGGGCAAGGAATGCATCGTCTCGTTCCCGAATTTCGGCTACTGGGCACATCGGCTGTCCGTGCTGCAAGGCCGCATGCCGGTGTCGAAGTCGTTGCCTTTCCAGTGGCACAACACGCCGAACGTGCGGGTACTGACGATCAAGGATTTCGAGGCGCTGGCGCCGGAAGTCGGCATCGAGATTCTCGATCGCGTGGTGCTTCACGAAGGCCAGGTGGTGCGATGGGGCGTGAACTGGCGTGGTAGTCTTGCGGTCTATCGCGTCAAGAAAAGCTAA
- the metX gene encoding homoserine O-succinyltransferase MetX, with protein MESIGIVAPKKMHFTEPLLLQNGSSLAGYDLMVETYGTLNAARSNAVLVCHALNASHHVAGVYADDPKDIGWWDNMVGPGKPLDTNRFFVIGVNNLGSCFGSTGPMSIDPATGHPYGATFPVVTVEDWVNAQARVADEFGIARFAAVMGGSLGGMQALAWSMMYPERVGHCIVVASTPKLSAQNIAFNEVARSAILSDPDFHGGNYYAHNVKPKRGLRVARMIGHITYLSDDDMAEKFGRSLRRAEGAVDAYNFNFDVEFEVESYLRYQGDKFADYFDANTYLLITRALDYFDPAKAFDGDLTAAVAHTTAKYLIASFSTDWRFAPARSRELVKALLDHKRTVTYAEIDAPHGHDAFLLDDARYHNLMRAYYERIANEVNA; from the coding sequence ATGGAATCGATCGGTATCGTCGCTCCCAAGAAAATGCATTTCACCGAGCCGCTGCTGCTGCAGAACGGCAGCTCGCTGGCCGGTTACGACCTGATGGTCGAGACCTACGGCACGCTCAACGCCGCGCGCAGCAATGCCGTGCTGGTGTGCCACGCGCTCAACGCGTCGCACCACGTGGCAGGTGTATACGCCGACGACCCGAAGGACATCGGCTGGTGGGACAACATGGTCGGCCCGGGCAAGCCGCTCGACACCAACAGGTTCTTCGTGATCGGCGTCAACAACCTGGGTTCGTGCTTCGGCTCGACCGGGCCGATGAGCATCGATCCGGCGACGGGCCATCCGTACGGCGCGACCTTTCCTGTCGTCACGGTTGAAGACTGGGTGAACGCGCAGGCACGCGTCGCCGATGAGTTCGGCATCGCGCGTTTCGCCGCGGTGATGGGCGGCAGCCTCGGCGGCATGCAGGCGCTCGCGTGGAGCATGATGTATCCGGAGCGCGTGGGCCATTGCATCGTGGTCGCGTCCACGCCGAAGCTGTCCGCGCAGAACATCGCATTCAACGAGGTGGCGCGCTCGGCGATCCTGTCGGACCCCGACTTCCACGGCGGCAACTACTACGCGCACAACGTGAAGCCCAAACGCGGCTTGCGCGTCGCGCGCATGATCGGCCACATCACGTACCTGTCGGACGACGACATGGCGGAGAAATTCGGCCGTTCGTTGCGCCGCGCGGAAGGCGCGGTGGACGCGTACAACTTCAACTTCGACGTCGAATTCGAAGTGGAATCGTACCTGCGCTACCAGGGCGACAAATTCGCGGACTACTTCGACGCGAACACGTACCTGCTGATCACCCGCGCGCTCGACTATTTCGATCCGGCCAAGGCCTTCGACGGCGATCTGACCGCCGCCGTCGCGCACACCACCGCGAAATACCTGATCGCCAGTTTCTCGACCGACTGGCGTTTCGCGCCGGCCCGTTCGCGCGAACTGGTGAAGGCGCTGCTCGACCATAAGCGCACGGTGACCTACGCGGAAATCGACGCGCCGCACGGCCACGACGCCTTCCTGCTCGACGACGCGCGCTATCACAACCTGATGCGCGCCTATTACGAACGTATTGCGAACGAGGTGAACGCATGA
- a CDS encoding exodeoxyribonuclease III, producing the protein MLRVITANLNGIRSAAKKGFFEWFGEQKADVLCVQEIKCSQDDMTPEFMAPHDYTGYFQHAVKKGYSGAGVYTRHEPDEVVIGFGSEEFDPEGRYVELRFGKLSVISVYVPSGSSGEDRQQAKFRFMDEFMPHLAELARKREVIVCGDVNIVHKEIDIKNWKSNQKNSGCLPEEREWLTKLFDEVGYVDVFRTLDQRPEQYTWWSNRGQAYAKNVGWRIDYQIATQGIAGKAKRTDVFRDIKFSDHAPLTVDYDHKMAK; encoded by the coding sequence ATGTTGCGTGTGATTACCGCCAACCTGAACGGCATCCGCTCAGCGGCAAAAAAGGGTTTTTTTGAATGGTTCGGCGAACAGAAAGCCGACGTGCTGTGCGTGCAGGAAATCAAATGCTCGCAAGACGACATGACGCCGGAATTCATGGCGCCGCACGATTACACCGGCTATTTCCAGCATGCGGTGAAGAAAGGCTATAGCGGCGCGGGTGTGTACACGCGTCACGAACCGGATGAAGTGGTGATCGGGTTCGGCAGCGAGGAATTCGATCCGGAAGGGCGCTATGTCGAACTGCGCTTCGGCAAGCTTTCGGTGATCTCGGTGTACGTGCCGTCGGGGTCGAGCGGGGAAGATCGCCAGCAGGCCAAGTTCCGGTTCATGGACGAGTTCATGCCGCACCTCGCGGAACTGGCCAGGAAGCGCGAAGTGATCGTGTGCGGCGACGTGAACATCGTCCACAAAGAGATCGACATCAAGAACTGGAAGAGCAACCAGAAGAACTCAGGCTGCCTGCCGGAAGAGCGCGAGTGGCTCACCAAGCTGTTTGACGAAGTCGGTTACGTCGACGTTTTCCGCACGCTCGACCAGCGGCCCGAGCAATATACGTGGTGGAGCAATCGCGGTCAGGCGTATGCGAAGAACGTGGGGTGGCGGATCGATTATCAGATCGCGACGCAGGGTATTGCCGGCAAGGCGAAACGCACCGACGTGTTCCGCGATATCAAGTTCAGCGACCATGCGCCGTTGACAGTCGACTACGATCACAAGATGGCGAAGTGA
- a CDS encoding PPK2 family polyphosphate kinase, with protein sequence MAKQPELDDFRVPYFDESKKNGKFSLDAFDPTAKPFSTGSKDADRARLSEIGAKLDTLQECLHAQQKRRVLLVLQGMDTSGKDGTIRAVFHEVDPLGLRIVPFKAPTPVEVAHDFLWRVHAQAPAAGELTIFNRSHYEDLLVPTVLGDLDAEAFERRCGHIRQFEELLAYSGTAIVKCMLHISKDEQRERLQARIDDPSKHWKFDVSDLEARKHWDKYQAAYRDALAATSTDYAPWYVVPADSKTHRNVMVAELLLRTFEALKLEYPPAKESLKGVRVE encoded by the coding sequence ATGGCGAAGCAACCTGAACTCGACGATTTCCGCGTACCGTATTTCGACGAAAGCAAGAAGAACGGCAAGTTCTCGCTCGACGCTTTCGACCCGACCGCGAAGCCGTTTTCGACCGGTTCCAAAGATGCCGACCGGGCGCGTTTGTCGGAGATCGGCGCGAAGCTCGACACGTTGCAGGAGTGCCTGCATGCGCAGCAGAAGCGTCGCGTGTTGCTGGTGCTGCAGGGCATGGACACGAGCGGCAAGGACGGCACGATCCGCGCGGTGTTTCATGAAGTCGATCCGCTTGGCTTGCGCATCGTGCCGTTCAAGGCGCCGACGCCTGTCGAAGTGGCGCACGATTTCCTCTGGCGCGTGCATGCACAGGCGCCCGCTGCCGGTGAGCTGACCATCTTCAACCGCAGTCACTACGAAGATTTGCTGGTGCCGACCGTGCTCGGCGATCTGGATGCCGAAGCATTCGAGCGACGCTGTGGCCATATTCGCCAGTTCGAGGAACTGCTCGCATACAGCGGAACCGCCATCGTCAAGTGCATGCTGCACATTTCGAAAGATGAACAGCGTGAGCGTCTGCAAGCGCGCATTGACGATCCGAGCAAGCACTGGAAATTCGACGTCTCCGATCTCGAAGCCCGCAAACATTGGGACAAATATCAGGCGGCGTACCGTGACGCGCTGGCCGCGACGTCGACCGATTACGCGCCGTGGTACGTGGTTCCGGCCGATTCGAAGACTCATCGCAATGTGATGGTCGCCGAGTTGTTGCTGCGCACGTTCGAAGCGCTGAAGCTCGAATATCCGCCTGCTAAAGAATCGCTGAAGGGCGTCAGGGTCGAGTGA
- a CDS encoding DUF3304 domain-containing protein — MKVIPIRLTSLAVCALVTLSACTGSPRLPDDPFASRATAMAMVPINHTDRYAVNIFVDKYWAGNARPHNDGAAAACCHPGLTDWHSPSSVRWKWSEEDPKGNTPALNRETHSMLAHFPADGPHSDPDPNKDDAYVCVILRDLNTADLAFSPSASGCADR, encoded by the coding sequence ATGAAAGTAATCCCTATCCGTTTGACCAGCCTCGCTGTCTGCGCGCTGGTCACGCTCTCGGCATGTACCGGGTCTCCCCGCCTGCCGGATGATCCGTTTGCGTCCCGCGCAACCGCCATGGCGATGGTGCCCATCAATCATACGGACCGCTATGCAGTGAACATCTTCGTTGACAAATATTGGGCCGGAAATGCACGGCCACATAACGACGGCGCAGCCGCAGCTTGCTGCCACCCTGGTCTCACGGATTGGCACAGCCCCTCATCCGTCCGATGGAAGTGGTCTGAAGAAGACCCGAAAGGCAACACCCCGGCGCTGAACAGGGAAACGCACTCAATGCTGGCCCACTTCCCAGCAGATGGCCCACACAGCGACCCCGATCCGAACAAAGACGATGCCTACGTCTGCGTGATCCTGCGTGACCTCAATACCGCTGATCTGGCGTTTTCGCCTTCCGCTTCGGGTTGCGCCGATAGATAA
- a CDS encoding T6SS phospholipase effector Tle1-like catalytic domain-containing protein codes for MTVRQASAPITDKEIDRAVIQGVDKRAKELFAPSNKDGPYTYMDAKCRLYPKLSFFFDGTNNNLERDQPLDRHSNIAKLFGAAVDDRRRLGSSPRYIPGVGTPFRFPKVVGYTDTLEDDPGGALGLGLGAGGDMRIKFALAEFSRILEREWGSAAWKCMQFINVAIFGFSRGATQARTFVRRLIDLKSKRTDNGLVWLAPNGERVPLRINFMGLFDTVASVGGPTLHLDWASELAIPPEVERCVHYVSAHEVRQAFPLDSVRVGRTYPVNCEEVVYPGVHSDVGGGYAPDEQGRSCDLARIPLRHMLADALRAGVPMQLPRQLPMLLQPDYSLPDDNPVSSLYQDYMTALPEPTGNDLEALIHAHRRLNFRWRGMLARQRSDLRVLGQLYGKVNRAACASVPPATDQDHPPCRPNTWIYDVPAQPEAQAKQLLGEQRRLMQQIAFLRNPVESRQADRDWPPPPPRPLTDYERLILSSWDDSSAIPPAVDSLLAEYVHDSVAPFTSWPCALHEPRGVYCDGKKYYAHSQDIDSDTQAIA; via the coding sequence ATGACTGTTCGCCAAGCCAGTGCGCCAATTACCGACAAAGAAATAGACAGGGCCGTCATTCAGGGTGTAGATAAACGCGCCAAGGAGCTGTTCGCGCCGTCCAACAAGGATGGTCCGTACACCTACATGGACGCCAAATGCCGCCTCTATCCTAAGCTGTCGTTCTTCTTTGATGGTACCAACAACAATCTGGAGCGTGATCAACCGCTCGACAGACATTCGAACATTGCCAAGCTCTTCGGTGCCGCCGTCGATGACCGGCGACGCCTTGGCTCCTCGCCTCGCTACATCCCTGGTGTCGGCACGCCCTTCCGCTTTCCCAAGGTAGTCGGCTATACCGACACGCTCGAAGACGATCCCGGGGGCGCGTTAGGACTCGGGCTGGGCGCAGGTGGCGACATGCGCATCAAGTTCGCGCTTGCGGAGTTTTCCCGCATTCTCGAACGCGAATGGGGCTCGGCTGCGTGGAAGTGCATGCAGTTCATCAACGTCGCCATCTTCGGCTTCTCGCGCGGCGCAACACAAGCACGCACCTTCGTACGCCGGTTGATCGACCTGAAGAGCAAACGCACCGATAACGGTTTGGTCTGGCTCGCCCCGAACGGCGAGCGCGTGCCACTGCGCATCAATTTCATGGGTTTGTTCGATACGGTCGCATCGGTCGGCGGCCCGACGCTACACCTCGACTGGGCATCAGAACTGGCGATTCCGCCCGAGGTGGAGCGGTGCGTGCATTACGTTTCAGCACACGAGGTACGGCAGGCATTCCCGCTCGATTCGGTGCGGGTGGGACGCACCTACCCCGTCAACTGCGAGGAGGTGGTGTACCCAGGCGTTCATTCGGACGTTGGTGGCGGCTACGCGCCTGACGAACAGGGCCGTAGCTGCGACCTTGCGCGCATTCCGTTGCGTCATATGCTGGCTGATGCACTGCGAGCTGGTGTGCCGATGCAACTGCCACGGCAGTTGCCAATGCTGCTCCAACCGGATTACTCGCTTCCCGATGACAACCCGGTATCGAGCCTATACCAAGACTACATGACCGCCTTGCCCGAACCGACCGGCAACGATCTCGAAGCCTTGATTCACGCGCACCGCCGCCTGAATTTCCGCTGGCGCGGCATGCTTGCACGGCAGCGTTCCGATTTACGCGTGCTTGGCCAGCTCTACGGGAAGGTCAACCGCGCCGCCTGCGCAAGCGTGCCGCCTGCTACGGATCAGGACCACCCGCCCTGTAGGCCCAACACGTGGATCTACGACGTGCCCGCCCAACCCGAGGCGCAAGCAAAACAGTTACTGGGCGAACAACGGCGCCTCATGCAGCAGATCGCATTTCTGCGCAATCCGGTCGAATCCCGTCAGGCCGATCGCGATTGGCCACCACCGCCGCCACGCCCGTTGACCGATTACGAAAGACTGATCCTCTCGTCGTGGGACGATTCGAGCGCCATTCCTCCTGCGGTCGATAGCCTGCTGGCTGAGTACGTACACGACTCGGTCGCCCCCTTCACCTCTTGGCCATGCGCACTGCACGAGCCACGCGGCGTGTACTGCGATGGCAAAAAATACTATGCACACTCGCAGGACATCGATAGCGACACTCAGGCGATCGCGTAA
- a CDS encoding M48 family metallopeptidase: MLRSKRVARPVSDAGGMCLLKAGRAVLRAALALGCASLTLAVPLSAYATAMPAVGSSAAAPATATTSAPAPAPSAKSAPNTASAENATPAASGATSATNAGSAPAAAAPPSSMQPPPAPVTAKTPAATSTPAATAKAPAATPTPAATANAPTPPSYSAPSTQLRYGGYLVFRNLIPSPMLEAQAAEEFSQITYGAEHANRLYGDTDAHVTRVRSIVDKLIPYSLKWNERARGWKWDVAVVRSSDIRMYCLPGGKIVVYGGLLDRTRLNDNELGMLIGHEIAHALREHARERLGELQSSQLDSSGTIPQLFGLADLGAAPLGIGSRLLEMKYESTDETEADVIGSDIASRAGFDPRAAVTLWDKLATATRSIRDQGYIYVHPYTPTRRHDIVKRLPDMLPLYAKAIGKSVDALPDYAGMGRPRRAASRD; encoded by the coding sequence ATGCTTCGGTCAAAGCGTGTGGCGCGCCCGGTTTCGGATGCCGGCGGGATGTGTTTGCTCAAGGCCGGACGCGCGGTGCTGCGTGCAGCGTTGGCGCTCGGTTGCGCGAGCCTGACATTGGCAGTGCCGCTGAGCGCCTACGCGACCGCCATGCCGGCAGTCGGCTCCAGTGCCGCCGCGCCGGCCACAGCCACCACGTCGGCGCCGGCCCCTGCCCCGTCGGCAAAATCGGCGCCGAATACGGCGAGCGCTGAAAACGCGACACCGGCGGCGTCCGGCGCGACCAGCGCCACGAATGCCGGCAGCGCACCTGCGGCCGCGGCACCACCCTCTTCGATGCAGCCGCCACCTGCACCGGTAACGGCCAAAACGCCCGCAGCCACCTCGACGCCGGCAGCGACCGCAAAAGCGCCGGCAGCGACGCCGACGCCCGCCGCAACCGCCAACGCCCCTACTCCCCCGTCTTACAGCGCGCCGAGCACACAGTTGCGCTATGGCGGCTACCTCGTATTCCGCAACCTGATCCCATCGCCGATGCTCGAGGCGCAAGCTGCCGAAGAGTTCAGCCAGATCACGTACGGGGCAGAACACGCAAACCGCCTGTACGGCGACACCGACGCCCACGTCACGCGGGTGCGGTCGATCGTCGACAAGCTGATCCCCTACTCGCTGAAATGGAACGAGCGGGCCAGGGGCTGGAAGTGGGATGTCGCCGTGGTGCGCTCGTCCGACATCCGCATGTACTGCCTGCCGGGCGGCAAGATCGTGGTGTATGGCGGCCTGCTCGACCGCACGCGTTTGAACGACAACGAACTCGGCATGCTGATCGGTCACGAGATCGCACACGCACTGCGCGAACATGCGCGCGAGCGGCTCGGCGAACTGCAGTCGAGCCAGCTCGACTCGTCCGGCACGATCCCGCAGCTATTCGGACTCGCCGATCTGGGCGCGGCGCCGCTCGGCATCGGTTCGCGTTTGCTGGAGATGAAGTACGAGAGCACCGACGAAACCGAGGCCGACGTGATCGGCAGCGATATCGCCTCTCGCGCCGGCTTCGATCCGCGCGCGGCCGTCACGCTGTGGGACAAGCTGGCCACGGCCACGCGCAGCATTCGCGATCAGGGCTATATCTACGTGCACCCGTACACGCCGACGCGACGCCACGACATCGTCAAGCGTTTGCCGGATATGCTGCCGCTCTACGCGAAGGCAATCGGCAAGAGCGTCGATGCGCTGCCGGACTATGCCGGCATGGGCCGCCCGCGCCGCGCCGCCTCGCGGGACTGA
- a CDS encoding DUF3304 domain-containing protein, whose protein sequence is MKPSSFRLTSLSVCALVTLSACAGSARLPDDPFSSRATAMAMVPINHTGRYATSIFIDKHWAGDVDEHAGGGAAACCYPGLADWSRPATVTWTWGQESDPETRVVLKPREQRTVVTHFPADGPHSDPDPNKDDAYVCVILRDLNTADLAFSPSASGCADR, encoded by the coding sequence ATGAAACCGTCCTCTTTCCGTTTGACCAGCCTCAGTGTCTGCGCGCTGGTCACGCTATCGGCGTGTGCCGGGTCCGCGCGCTTGCCGGATGATCCGTTTTCGTCCCGCGCAACCGCCATGGCGATGGTGCCCATCAATCATACGGGCCGCTATGCCACGAGCATCTTCATCGACAAGCATTGGGCAGGTGATGTGGATGAACACGCCGGCGGAGGAGCAGCCGCCTGCTGCTATCCCGGTCTTGCCGACTGGAGCCGCCCGGCAACCGTCACGTGGACATGGGGCCAGGAATCCGATCCTGAAACCAGAGTCGTTTTGAAGCCGCGCGAGCAGCGAACAGTTGTAACGCACTTCCCAGCAGATGGCCCGCACAGCGACCCCGATCCGAACAAAGACGATGCCTACGTCTGCGTGATCCTGCGTGACCTCAATACCGCTGATCTGGCGTTTTCGCCTTCCGCTTCGGGTTGCGCCGATAGATAA
- the gatB gene encoding Asp-tRNA(Asn)/Glu-tRNA(Gln) amidotransferase subunit GatB — MTKQWEVVIGLETHAQLSTQSKIFSGTATQFGAAPNTQASPVDLALPGTLPVMNRGAVERAIQFGLAIGSTIAPRSIFARKNYFYPDLPKGYQISQYEIPVVQGGQVTIQVPANEKAGKEAYEKVVNLTRAHLEEDAGKSLHEDFAGMTGIDLNRAGTPLLEIVTEPEMRSAAEAVAYAKTLHTLVTWLGICDGNMQEGSFRCDANVSVRPVGQAEFGTRAEIKNLNSFRFLEEAIQYEVRRQIELIEDGGTVVQETRLYDPDKRETRSMRSKEDAHDYRYFPDPDLMPLVIDAAWVERVKGEMPELPVAIQQRFVTQYGLTPYDANVLTSSKAMAAYYEAVVVKVGPAQAKVAANWLMGEVSSQLNREGLDIAESPVSSAQLALLLQRIADGTISNKIAKEIFLAIWEEKATDEAAADRIIEAKGLKQISDTGALEAIIDEVLAANPKSVEEFRAGKEKAFNALIGQAMKATKGKANPAQVNELLKKKLS, encoded by the coding sequence ATGACCAAGCAATGGGAAGTCGTGATCGGTCTGGAGACCCACGCGCAACTGTCGACCCAATCGAAGATTTTCTCGGGCACCGCCACGCAATTCGGTGCTGCACCGAACACGCAGGCCAGCCCCGTCGATCTGGCATTGCCGGGCACGCTGCCGGTGATGAACCGTGGCGCCGTGGAGCGGGCGATTCAGTTCGGCCTCGCGATCGGCTCGACGATCGCGCCGCGCAGCATCTTCGCGCGCAAGAATTACTTCTACCCCGATCTGCCGAAGGGCTATCAGATCAGCCAGTACGAAATCCCCGTCGTGCAGGGCGGCCAGGTGACGATTCAGGTCCCGGCTAACGAGAAGGCCGGCAAGGAAGCGTACGAGAAGGTCGTCAACCTGACACGCGCTCACCTCGAAGAAGACGCGGGCAAGTCGCTGCACGAAGACTTCGCGGGTATGACGGGCATCGACCTGAATCGCGCCGGTACGCCGCTGCTCGAAATCGTCACCGAGCCGGAAATGCGCAGCGCGGCCGAAGCAGTCGCGTATGCCAAGACGCTGCATACGCTGGTCACGTGGCTCGGTATCTGCGACGGCAACATGCAGGAAGGCTCGTTCCGTTGCGACGCGAACGTGTCGGTGCGCCCGGTCGGTCAGGCGGAATTCGGCACGCGGGCCGAGATCAAGAACCTGAACTCGTTCCGCTTTCTCGAAGAAGCGATCCAGTACGAAGTGCGCCGCCAGATCGAATTGATCGAAGACGGCGGCACGGTGGTGCAGGAAACGCGTCTGTACGATCCGGACAAGCGCGAAACACGTTCGATGCGCAGCAAGGAAGACGCGCACGATTACCGCTATTTCCCCGATCCCGATCTGATGCCGCTGGTGATCGACGCGGCGTGGGTCGAACGCGTGAAGGGTGAGATGCCGGAACTGCCGGTGGCGATTCAACAGCGCTTCGTCACGCAATACGGCCTCACGCCGTACGACGCGAACGTGCTGACGTCGAGCAAGGCCATGGCTGCGTATTACGAGGCGGTTGTGGTCAAGGTGGGTCCGGCGCAGGCGAAGGTGGCGGCTAACTGGTTGATGGGCGAAGTGTCGTCGCAACTGAATCGCGAAGGCCTGGATATCGCAGAGAGTCCGGTTTCGTCGGCGCAACTCGCGCTGCTGCTGCAACGTATCGCCGACGGCACGATCTCGAACAAGATCGCCAAGGAAATTTTCCTCGCGATCTGGGAGGAGAAGGCCACCGACGAAGCCGCTGCCGACCGCATCATCGAAGCGAAGGGTTTGAAGCAGATTTCGGACACGGGCGCGCTGGAAGCGATTATCGACGAAGTGCTCGCCGCGAACCCGAAGTCGGTTGAGGAATTCCGCGCCGGCAAGGAAAAGGCGTTCAACGCGCTGATCGGCCAGGCGATGAAAGCGACCAAGGGCAAGGCCAATCCGGCGCAGGTGAACGAACTGCTGAAGAAGAAGCTGTCCTGA
- a CDS encoding AmpG family muropeptide MFS transporter: protein MSNPPHEAPALTAHEEHPGWRAFLNTRMLICVFLGFTSGLPLFTLVYLVQAWLRSEGVNLKEIGLFALIQFPYTWKFVWAPLMDRYVPRFPGWRPGRRRGWMLVTQILVAGAIGTLGFVSPKDSIWTVAALTALVAFFGASQDIVIDAYRRELLSDTQQGLGNAVHVNAYKIAALVPGSLALILSDHLPWATVFIVTAAFMLPGMVMTLVVREPQVHGTPPKNLREAIVQPFSEFIQRDGWRGALFVLGFIFLYKLGDTMATTLSTSFFLDIGFSRTQIGVIAKTTAFGASLAGGIVGGIWLMRVGIGRGLWIFGVLQMVSTLGFAWLAHLGPASPGLTVIYDIAVWLSQGTSKLLALVGVDWTVQLDPRSVALALVYGLETFATGLTMAAFTAYIASTTDPRYTATQFALFTSLASVPRTLASAASGYVVARIGWFDYFIVCTALGLPGMLLLLRIAPWRIRS, encoded by the coding sequence ATGTCGAACCCGCCGCACGAGGCGCCTGCACTTACCGCTCACGAAGAACATCCCGGCTGGCGCGCGTTCCTGAATACGCGCATGCTGATCTGCGTCTTTCTCGGCTTTACGTCGGGACTGCCGCTGTTCACGCTCGTCTATCTGGTGCAGGCGTGGCTACGCTCCGAAGGCGTCAATCTGAAGGAAATCGGCCTTTTTGCGCTGATCCAGTTCCCCTACACCTGGAAATTCGTCTGGGCGCCGCTGATGGACCGCTACGTGCCACGTTTTCCGGGCTGGCGTCCGGGCAGACGGCGGGGCTGGATGCTGGTCACGCAGATTCTGGTGGCGGGCGCGATTGGCACGCTCGGCTTCGTGTCGCCGAAGGATTCGATCTGGACCGTGGCGGCTTTGACGGCGCTGGTCGCGTTTTTCGGTGCGAGCCAGGACATCGTGATCGACGCCTACCGGCGTGAGTTGCTGAGCGACACGCAGCAGGGTCTCGGCAATGCGGTGCACGTGAACGCCTACAAGATCGCCGCGCTGGTGCCCGGTTCGCTGGCGCTGATTCTGTCCGACCATCTGCCCTGGGCCACTGTGTTCATCGTCACCGCCGCGTTCATGTTGCCCGGCATGGTCATGACGCTGGTGGTGCGCGAGCCCCAGGTGCACGGCACGCCGCCGAAGAATCTGCGCGAAGCGATCGTGCAACCGTTCAGCGAATTCATCCAGCGCGACGGCTGGCGCGGCGCGCTGTTCGTGCTCGGTTTCATCTTCCTTTACAAGCTCGGCGATACGATGGCGACCACGCTGTCCACGTCGTTCTTTCTCGACATCGGCTTTTCGCGCACGCAGATTGGCGTGATCGCCAAGACTACCGCGTTCGGCGCGAGTCTGGCGGGCGGGATCGTCGGTGGGATCTGGCTGATGAGAGTCGGTATCGGCCGCGGACTCTGGATCTTCGGCGTCCTGCAGATGGTGTCGACGCTCGGCTTTGCATGGCTTGCGCATCTCGGCCCGGCATCGCCTGGTTTGACCGTGATTTACGACATCGCTGTCTGGCTGAGCCAGGGCACCTCGAAGCTGCTCGCGCTGGTCGGCGTCGACTGGACCGTGCAGCTCGACCCGCGCTCCGTCGCACTGGCGTTGGTCTACGGCCTGGAAACCTTCGCGACCGGGCTGACGATGGCGGCCTTCACCGCGTACATTGCCAGCACCACGGACCCGCGTTACACCGCCACGCAGTTCGCGCTCTTCACGAGCCTGGCTTCGGTGCCGCGCACGTTGGCATCGGCGGCGAGCGGCTATGTGGTCGCGCGGATCGGCTGGTTCGACTATTTCATCGTGTGTACCGCGCTGGGGCTGCCCGGCATGCTGCTTCTGCTGCGCATCGCGCCGTGGAGAATCCGGTCGTGA